From the genome of Anopheles funestus chromosome 2RL, idAnoFuneDA-416_04, whole genome shotgun sequence:
GAGGAGGCAGATTTCGGAAGCTTAGAGAAACCGATCGAAATTTTTCACATCATCGAACACTTCTGTCTGGGCCGGCGCCGATTGCATATCTTTGGGCGCGATTCTACGATACGGCCCGGCTGGGTAACGATCGGGCCGGAACTGACCAACTCGAACTTTAATAGCGAATTGTATGCCAACTCGTTCGAAGAAAATCCGACCACCGGTTGTACCGAGCGTATTGAAGCGTTGCGACCAAAAAGTCCTCCAGCAAACGGGAAGGTGTTACGGGGCCGTGGCCGTGGTTTTCCCCGTATTCGGGGGAGATCGCGAGTGTAGAATTGTACGGCAATACTGCCCCCCGGGTCGAACAGTGGTGCATAAAAGGGGAGGGAGCGGTGACGAAAAATTCCTtccattatgtttttttttatccatttcatttcaattaaacaATCGCAAGCAAATTAcgcaaataacaaataaaaacataatattttcaaaaaaaagcttaatgaTTACTCGTCGCTTTCGTACTCGCAGTTTGGATCACGATTCACTACCGGTATGTTGGTGGCtgacattttttgttgctgttccaAATGCCGGTTCAAGTGACGCATATAGATATCCAATTCATCTTCACTTTCCTCTGCCTGATCTACGCTCATGTTCAAAGCATCCTCGTTGCGGTCATTCGAGTCCTGTTCGTCCTCTTTATCAAAATACTTTTCTTCGGCATCCTGATTTATCTCAACTAGATCATCGTACTTCTCCGAATCGTCCACCTGCGTGTAGTCGAACTCTTCGTCCTCACCCGCTATAAACCGTGCGTGCATAATACCAATGAACTCGTCCCGCAGCAGTTCCCGTTCGCCTGCCGTCATCAAGTGCGTTGGCATCCTTTTCTGCCGGGCACGCTTTTGACGTGCCTGACGTAGCTCGGCTACACGCACTTTTTCATCGTCGTCGAAATTACCCCACTGAGAACTGGAACAGCCCGGCGGTGAGTTTGGGCGCGATCGGTCCAGCTGGTCCCGTGAATCATCCCCATCCGGCTGTAGTTGTCTTTCTTCTGATTTCTGCTCCTGCAGTGTTTTCTCAGTCCGATCTTTATCGATTTGTTTCAGCAAGATGCCAACCACACTCTGTGGCGTTGGGACACGCGCATCCCGTTCCTGCTTCTCGCGTTCTGTCATGAACTGACCCACGAGCTGTTCGTACAGCAGCGGATCACGTGCCATCATCTCCGTCTCGGTGAAATACGTCCCATCGTCACACATCTGTTGCAGTGCCGCATATCGACGATTGCGTACTTCGATCGCACGACCTCCATTGCGTAGTTTACGGATACGCTCCAAATGATACTGGATCTCGTATTTTTCATCCGGACTGTAGGCTTGCGTTTGTTCTGCCTGCTCGAAGTATCGCAGATGCTCGTCATGTATAAAAAATCCGAAACGATATAGAAACGTGCCATGGCTTTCGTTAAGCACATCGCGAAGAATCGTTTGCTTCTCGTACAGGGTTAGCTCGGGATCGTTTATTTGctgatttttataaaataccCGCTGATTGTTAACTATGTGCTCGATGATATCGGTTTCGCTCACCAACGATGCAGTGGCTGCAGGGCAATGCGCATCTGGTGTTGCCtgtaaagaaagcaaaacgataTTAATCTCCTACTTTGCCTACTAAATGTCTCGTTGAATTACCTTTGAATCTGTCCCCATCCTCTTTTTTCTGATTAAAATTAGCTTCACAGCTGTGGTATGCACGGATCAGGACACCACCAAACGAATGATTTGTTTACCAACAACGACGCAATGAAgctgtgcgtatgtgtgtgagtgtttgcgTGCGTGAAGCGTTTCAAGCGTTTCACTACCGGAAGCAGGAAGCGTTTCCACCAATGGAAATACGAAACGAATTTAATTCGctattataaattatatatgatattgaccaaaaaaacccaaaagggTTTCTTCACAAGACTCAGGCCCATAGCACTTTGTATTTCGATTGTATGATCGAACATTGATTGCTGGCATCGAAATGCAacgtgtgcatgtgtgcatgtgttgtGTGCATTCACGTGGTGCATAAATTAGCCATTTAACGGATGCACTTTGCCGTATGTTGTTCGATTGCGATTCACTATTTAATTGCATTATTACATGTCCGTATAGTTTCCCACGACTGAAGGACGATTTGGCGGGAAcactaaacacacacaacagttGTTGGAAAAGCGGTGCGTAATGTTCTCAAAGCATTGGACACAAAATTGgagttttgaattttgatttgCTGACAATTTGAACGACGAACTATTAAGGATCCATCCACCCGGACTGTGTCTAGCAGAAGATCAGCACACGACTTGGCTTGGAAAAACCGACAaagtttagtgtttttttcctacgaGTTATCTAGTGGTTAAGTCAATCATGCCTTGTTTCCTCTTCGGTAGCTATGCTGCTGTGCACAGACTAATTGATAATCCCTTGATAATTATATCTTTTCATTTGTAATAGCCACAATCAAATCTTACATTTTGAGGTACTTTTGACCGTCGTTTTTTGGCAATATGATATTTATCCAGCAAGACACCATCATAAAGAGCGTCATAATCTTAATAAGAACATGGAAGGCAAAGTGATTTCTTCGCTCCATCTAAAGTTCGCTGCAATACCTTTAAAGGACCTGTAAAGGATGGACATTGTTATGTGAAAATGGTAATACAAGCCGACCACATCTCAACAGCATGCAATCGCCTTGATGAACATTCCTAAATCGTAAGTCCACCATTAACAAGCAACCGATCCTCAAGATCACACAAAACTGATCCAACGATCAGCTTTTCATAGCGTTTCCAGATCAGtccattttttattgaacaaGTTTGTGGTTAGCGGTGGTGTTgtgctttttatttgtttttttttttatttattcaaacatCATTTTGTCCGTGTTGTAATATAAAGACTCAAGGAGCAAATGCAAATGTAGAGGAAGAAACCACTAGAAGATAACTTTTCAACATAAGCCAAATGATCTATCAAAACCGTTGTGAGAATATTCAAGATCATCACAGCTCATACCGGAACTAGACTCATAATCTAGcttgcaaattaaaaaagcgGAACTAGCATTTAAATTACCCTACAAAAGCATCATCATTAAAGGAGTTTCCACATAGGGAAGAAACAATCAAACGAACAGTGTGACTAACAGCATTTTTACAAACATTACCAGCCACCTTCCAACAACTTATGACGTTTTCAATTGAATGTCCGTTTTTGATTGCGTTGATCGATAATGTGTTACGGGATAATTACGGAACGTGGAGAATAAAAGAAATCGGCTCCGAAAAGAACATTGCCCCAATGGCGGGGGGCTGTTGTAACTGCACTGCATCTAGTCAGCAATTACAAACGTACTAACGAGCTCACGAGAACGCGAATTTTAACGGTAGGGATTTGCGCTTGCGTTCGCGCAAACGTTTCCCAGCATTGTTTAACGATGGGAAAGTGTGCATCGATCAGCTGAAGAAGAGTGCGTTTTGTTACCCCTTTTACCAATACTATGTTCtataaaagaagcaaacaagcaCTCTTTCTATATATAAACAATACATTTGTTTAGGTTGATCATGGAAAGTGGCTTTCTGTCTCACATCCTTACGCATTGACTAGTTGGGGACATTTGAAAACAGATTAATGCGATGAGTCCTTTTCAGTGTTCATCTCATCTCACGCACACATCCAACAATCGGCGGGAAACGTgcgtcgatgcgttggatgCTGCGTATTGCTTATCAGTACATCATGATcacaccaccgccaccattcGCCAATTCATTTCACGATTCCGGAAAACTAATCAAAAGGGTTTGCTCCCAAGGGTGTGCGACGGGTGGAAACGTATCAGTAAGTTCTAGTAAACGCACCCGGCGCATTCTTCTTCTCCTCCATCTTCAACCCTGCCAATCTACGTCAGATCGATCGATCAGTGGCACTAGTTTTCCTACCGCACCGGGTGCGTAAGTATAAATAGGGCAGTTTTACAACCGGATACGTTTAAAACTATTCTAAAGCTTCTCCGGTCAACTTGCCTTTCCCCGGGTGTGGCAAACTAGTGATGCGGAGTTGTAGTGCTAGTGTTTCAAATGTGTTTCGAAGATTTAATAactcaataaaaatgttttcagtgCCAGTAAGAAGTACGTGTACGCACAAGTGATAACCGTAGGGAAATTAATTGCCCTACTACTCAAATAATTtgaatgatgacgatgatgctgatgaagcTTACTTCCATTACAGGCATTACGACGAGTGCAGTGTTTTTGGTTGGACTTTTTAGTCAAATTAGTGGCCAAACGGATTACTGTGATCCTACGCTATGTAGTAAGTGTTCCAGCAGTCGTGTATTGAGCATTATTAGGCCTGAAGTGTTGCTTGTTTAACATACAGCGTCATTCGGTACCGATTCCTCTTGTGATTACAGAAAACAACCTAGTGCATGTGGGATGTGGCAAAAGCGATAACTACGGTCCTTACTGTCCTGTCGATCGACAGCTGGTGCCCATCACGGAGGAGGTAAAGACCTTCATCCTGGATCTGCATAACGTGTTCCGAGCGACTACCGCGCGTGGTGAGGTGAACAACTACGCATCAGCCTCCCGCATGCCAACGCTGGTAGGTGGTGATCGCTCACCAAAACGATCGTTCATTTCAAGTGACCAGAAATACTCACACTGTTGCCTTACATTCTGTAGATCTGGGACGAAGAGCTCCAGAAGTTAGCGGAATATAACGTTAAAACCTGCATCTACGGACACGATTACTGTCGCAACACGAAGCTGTTCCCTCTGGTCGGACAAAACATAGCTGCCAACTCGTTTTATGGCATGGAAGTGACGCCACTAGATACGATGACCGAGCTGCTGCACAGTTGGTACGGCGAGAACGAGAATGCCAATCAGGATTACATCGATTCGTATCCGCTACTCGGCCAAGATCCACCGTACGCAAAATATTatatgttcttttgttttttttttggttcccaTTCAGGAGACTGTTCTGCTGTAATGActtatccttttttcccattatTTTCTCCCTCACAGAAAAGATATTGGACACTTTACGCAGATTGTAATGGACAAGGCAACAGCAGTCGGATGCGCCATGATACAGTACACACAAAACGAGCAGGGACACGACTGGGTGCATCAGAACTACGTCTGCAACTATTCGAACTCGATCGCACGCGGACATCCGGTGTACGTGAAGGGTAATCCGTGCGAGCTATGCGTGACGGGTTGCAGCACCGCTTATCCCGGACTCTGTAACATTGGCGAGCCGGTGCAACCTACGGCAGCGTGGTGAAAGGGCGTTGTGTGTCCCGCAAAAACTAtattaatgtaatttattctACCATAACCAGACCGTAATCCTTGTCTTTCTGCTTCATTCATTTGCCACTGTACGTTCCCCGGGCATGGACAATGATTATTAAATGTAACGATCTACGATACGAGCGCTAAAAAATGAGTTATGCTGTGTTGTGTACTGCGAGTTTTGCAAGAATTCCTTTGAAATGTACGTGGTTTTACTATTTACAACGTAGTGGCAGCAATGGAAGCGGATCGACCATCAATCGAAATCCTTTTTTCCGTCATGTTGAGGAGTTAATTTGCGTGTTTTTACATTTGATTAAACACGTCCATTAACTCTGGTACATGATGATAAAAGCGAGCAGCGAACGGACAATATGACGATCTTGCTGGGGCGGTAGGTATTGTATTGTAAGGTGaatgatgggtttttttcaaGCAAAGCATTTTGTGCTACATAAACATGACTGAATCAGAGGATAAATAATGTTTGGGGCATGCACTTTGGCTTACCATTTTTCACGCTTTGTTGTCGGATGCGAATTTTAATCGGTACGACTATTCTTCACCAGACACTAACAATGCACGTGGAAGATCCAAACTTAACAGGATCTTTGGATGAACAAGGATGCACAAATAATTATGACCAGGGACATTTGCCGCTTCCCGCTCGCGCCCAGTGTGCTGCTTTGATCGGTTGACAAGCATCATTTGACAGCACACCTGAACGCTAGCAATCTTGTGCACGACTGTCAAGAGTGCGTATTGTTTACGATTTTACAAACGCGGGTTCGCAAGcaatttgtgtttattttctaGTCTCGTTCCATCGATTCTTTTGCCTCATAGATATcaattaaaaagcaaaacatttaacGAATAGGTACGTTAAACTACATCCTTTACTTGATTTGTGACTCGTGACTGTATTGTGCCTGTGCCGATAGTTTCAAACGCTTGCTACTTTTACGCGCGCTATTGCCGGACATCAGTGCTCTATCACCAGCAATCCCTTTAGTTTGTCGGTGTCGATGCAGCGGAAATTgcgaaagaaatgcaaaacacaAGCTGCGAACTATCGGAAGCAGCAACCACAGCCGTGGATGACGAAGTAAATGGCAAATATCGGCAAAAGTACCGTCGATTAAAACGATACATGACCGATATGGTGTTTGTAAGTAAACCGCCCCCGTGAGGCCTGCTTCAGTGCTCCGATGTAGCACTCACGCACTGATTCGTTACAGGAAAATGCTGCATTATGTGATCACATAGCACAGGTGCAGGATAAAACGAGTCAGGTTAGCGAGGAGCGTCGATTTCTGTTGAAAAAGTTGCTGGATTATGAAAATGAACTGGAGACACAACTTGGTCGGCCTTGCAGCAAGCTGAACGAATTGATCGCGAACAGTTTACCACCGAAGCGACAGTACAAAAAGCGGGATAAAAGTGCTACTGTTAATGGAACACCAAACGCAAGCACCTCCGGCGAAGGCGGACCCGACACTCAAGATACTCAGGGAACTGCGCCGGATGGTGTGatagaaaatggaaaggaCGATGAAACGGATGGTAAATCCGGTTCAGTTGAACCAAATGGTGCGAAAAATGGGCATCGGGTAGGGAAAAAACGGGGACCATCGGGCAAAGGTGATGCAGCGGACGGTAAACCAAGAAGAAAGCCACGTGTTGGTGCAGTTTCGGCAAAGAAGCGCATGGCTAACATTACGGTTGACCAGTCGGGCCATCCAGTGTACCCGATCACGGTCGGTGGCTTTACTGTACAAAATCTGGGTGAAATCGTTCCAGAACGAGCGGCTTATCATACAGAGTGTACGATTTATCCTATTGGCTACACAATCACGCGACCGTACGGTCACTATAAGGATCCGGAAAAGCGGTGCAACTATACCTGCCGCATACTGGACGATGGTGAAAGGCCACGATTCGAAATCGTACCCGAATGCACGGATCCCACCGGTGTACCGTCGGCAAACGAATCGGACGAAATGAAAGTGACGGGTGTGGCAGAGGATACCATCAGCGGTCCCACAACAGATGTTTGTCATGCAGAGCTGTTGCACAGGATCAATACGGCGCTTAACATTCGCTCGATTGATTCCCGTCCGTTGGGTGATTGGTTCTTTGGTCTAGCTCACCCGACCATCGCGAACCTAATACATAGTTTTCCGAGTGCGAAAGAGTGTACGAATTACAGGGGCATCAAGAAGGAAAACACAGCCAATGTGGATAAAGAGAACGATGATCCGGCAATCAGCTACGATGCATTGTTGCGACACATCACGATCTCGACGTATCGTACGGTGCCGGAAATTAAGGAAGAACCACCGGATGAATTGTTTGACCACTCGGACGGTAACTCGTTCAGCTTGTCGGTGTAGCTAAGTATCTGTCATTGATGTATATAGACGAAATGTAGTTGTGGAAAAAACAAGGGTGAAAATAATGGGTAAATACAATCGGTACCGCTTCAGGCGCACCGGAACTGTCGACACAAGGAATAAAAACCCCATTCCGCGGGGGCATTTTAAACGTTCATACAAAGCAGAACGGACGGAAGaagcttttccttccttttctcaATACCAAGGAATACATCCACCAGTAGGGCAATAAAGCGAAACTCTTCTTTTCAAAAACTATCCACcagcgtttttgtttcaataaggAAAGTATTCCTGTTGTGGCTGTTTATGTTTtgagtaaatttattttcctggTCTGTTTCACAGATTAATTTGCGCAGCCTAAAAGGGCAGTCTTTCATGTATCGAACCTTCGGAGCggtagataaaaaaatcatacaatttACAAAACCTCCACTGTGTTGCCCGGTCCCGTTCCCGTCCTTGCTAACCACTCCCGAGGCGAGGTGTGCTGATTCGAAAGCCTTTGTTTGAACCGTGCCTAGATGCAAAAGCAAGCGGATTAAAAGGCAAACTTccttgaaaagaaaatcccaCATAATTTGATCAGCACTGTTAGCTGCAACCCACCATTGATCCTATTCTTATCCTGCTCTAATGTGCATCGTCCATCGTTTTTTATATCACCATAATAACCCCCCACACGTTATGCTATAAGTACATCACTATACAGTTGATCtacttgtttgtttcgtttatacATAATCTCACGGAAATCTTTACTGCCTAGGTTTGTTATCGGTCTCAATTCGACATGAAAAGCGCAGTCCATTGtttaatgtgtttgtttgttggtagTACGATGCGTTAGTTAAGAATATTAGTAATGTTAGTAGTTAACGTTGAATATATCATTTTCTATCGTCTAAggctccacacacacacaaaacacggtCGCCTTAAACGATTTTCCTATACGATGCACTATCGATGCTGGACCATCCCAAACGAAGCGCTGAGTCAATGATTGGACCGTCAAATTTTAGCTTGAGTCGcgagtgaataaaataaacaaaacattgcaaacatccccgacagaaaaaaagaaagatataaAACGGTATCCCTGCTTCCTAGCGTACATAATTATATCCGTTTGCTTTGCCTTATATTGGATTTCGTTTTGATTTCTCCTTCCGGCACCATGTTTGTTTCTCCTCGTTTGAGCTTCGTCTACCATTTTGTCTTCGTTGTGTTTCAGaacactttttcctttttttttcttttgaggAGCTAAAGAAGCACGCAAAGCACACAGCTTATATACACACCTACCGCCTAAGCGGTCGGTTCAGTACAGTTTGGTGTTGATGCAGCTGGGCAGTTTGGACTGAAGCAAACGTGGACGAAGCTGCCGATGGAGATGGCGATGGTTGACGATGGTGCGATCGATGATGGTGCTGCTTTTGGGAATTGTGAAGTCGatattgttgctgttgctgctgttgttgctgaaaCATGAACGCAGACGTAGAGGACGATAGTGGAGGCGTTAGACCACGAACATTCGTCCCACCACCGCCGGGTGTTAGTGGTTGCGATAGGGCCGCCTTTCCGGGTTTCGTTCGGCCACGGAACAGTGCATTGGTAAGGGCAACCACAATGGAGAACAACTTAAGGGGTGTTTCACTAGAAAAGGACAGGAAACAAATCAACCAATTGAACTGTATTTATGTGTTGGTCACCATACTTACCATACGTCCACCTTTGGTGTGGCTTCATTAGCGCTGATAATGAACAGTGGAAAGAGAACCGAAAACACGCATCCACTGATCACGATCGAGTTAGGCAGCTCGGACAGCACTGCTAGCGGCAGCCCGAAGCCTAAAAAGTATGGCCAGTTCTGTTCGATGTAAGTCAGTCGTTTGTGCAGCTCCCAGCCCATATTGAACCACTTGTACTCGAAGGCATACAGTGAGCAGAGTAGACTCATATGCACTATGTAGATCGCACTACAGGCAAACGGTACCGGAACGggtaaatattttaccaaCGTGCTTTGGAGCAGAAACAGAATCTGAATCAGCAAGCTGATAAGCGTATCGGCGATCAGTTTGCTGATGCTCGGTATAAGCTGAGGGCGACCCTTGCGGAACTTGTACGCCGAATCCGCAATGTCCTGAAACCAGAGGCTATTTACGATCTTGCTGAGTAGAAATAGTGGAGCTACCCAGAAGGAGTTGAACAGCAGCGAAAGCGACGGCTGCATCCAGCCCCACACCGTTGTCATGGTGGTCGAGTTGCGGAACAGATACCACAGAAAGAGATGTAGCCCGGGCAGGACGGCATACTCGAAAAATAGGATGCTGAGCATAAATATTCCGCCATTCAGTAGCGAACACTGAAGGACACGCTTTAGCACCTTGGATTCTCTGTCGGAGAGGGGGAAGAGAAATGTACCTTCAGGCTTTCGAAAGGCGAACAAAAGAAGTTACACTCGATTACTTACTCTATGCGCTTAGAAACGAGCGAATTCGATGACGGTGTACGAGGTTGCGACGATAAGCTTTCCTTCGTTCGGGGAGCAGATCCCGAGAGGAGAGGTTTTGTCGTAGGCTGGGATAGCTTTCGGTTGGCCTCTTTGTCCAGATAGAACACTACCGTGATGCCCTTGATACTGTCCAGGATCCCGTGCAGCACAGTGGTGCCTATTCTCTACAACGCAACAGTAGCAAACACAAAGAGGGAAGGTGAAATTTCGATCATAACAATCGCGAGGAAAGAGCTAACTTACACATAACGTTTCCATCGTGTTGGCCAAGATTGTGCTGCTTGCATGTGTTACAGAATGATGTGGGGACACAGACCGTAGCTAAACCTATTGCCCTGAGGGGTTGTAATTGCGAGTAACTTAGGATGACGAAAACTGCAAAGCAATGTTAAAAACACAAGCAATAGAAGGAGAGTATGTAATGTTGTTGTTAAGGGAACGATCAACAATCGAAGTTATGTATGAGTTAACCACACACGGAATTCtggtttttgcgtttttgaGGAACTAGGCgagtttataaataaaaatacgtcGTTGAAGATGGAAATCATACAAAACGATGGTAATAACGGACGACAACAGGACAACGGAACACCTTGTGAGTGAGTGCGACCGAGACGGAAAACGTAACCGAAACGTGCGCGACCGGGATGGATGCCCCTTTGACAGCTTTTGTTTACAGCCAGCGCGGAAGATGAAATTGCGTCTGAAGTGTCAACAATCTTGCGGTAGGCGAAATAAAAGTGCCAACGGTGCTAAAACCGCACACGAAGCGATAGATAAGATTAACTCGATTTTGTTTAATCACCAGAATTAGCGCAATGAGCTTACGGAATAGGAACAGTTTTCCAGGGAGAGCTGGATGTTTGTCAACTACACCTGAGGAACCACTGGGAATGATACAAATCATCTGTTAAAAAGACGGATTCTCATTTCGAGCAGTGTTtgactgtgtgtgtgcacaaatTCGAGCAGAAAGTGACAGAGACAGAGAGTTGCTCAAAatgcaaaagagaaaaaagcacaaacttTGCTCAAAACTCAGCAGCTGACGAATCTGTCAACGGAGATACGCGTCGAAACAGTTGTGTTTACAATTTTCTGCTACACGCACGAAGAATGTTGTGAAAAAAGTATTGAGGGGAGGCGAACGTGTTTATCTACAGTTTAATTTCTACGGCCTCCAAATGGTCATTTTCGGCGTGTACATCGTGAACAAATCCGGTGGGTTGATATTCAACCTGGACCACAACTTGCCCAAAATAGAAACGGAGAAAACGTTCAGCTATCCGTTGGACATCAATCTGGAGTATGAACCGAAAAGGATTTCCGTTGCATTCGGCCAGCGTGATGGAATCAATGGTAAGCGTATTTGTCAATGAATGGTACTGATTCACCAGTAATCGATCGCTTATTTGTAGTGGGCCATCATTTGATAAGTGTCAACGGGATGCAGGTAAATGGGGCGGTTCTCGAGGATGGTCGGGACGTGAAGGAAATTATCGAAAGTAAGGATAGCTATCCGCTGTCGTTAAAGTTCAGTCGACCGAAGATGACAACGAATGAGAAGATTTTTCTGGCCAGCATGTTCTACCCACTGTTTGCCATTGCCAGCCAGCTAAGCCCGGAACCGAAAAGCAGCGGCATTGAGGTGCTGGAAGCCGACACATTCCGATTGCACTGCTTCCAGACGCTGACCGGCGTAAAGTTTATGATATTCGCGGAAAACATGCAGACGGGTATCGATGTGCTGCTGAGGCGAATTTATGAGCTGTACGCCGATTACGTATTGAAGAATCCGTTCTACTCGCTCGAAATGCCGATCCGTTGTGAGCTGTTCGATACGAATCTGCAGGCGTTGTTGGATCAAGTGGAGAAAGGCGGCGTGGCTAACATTTAAGTGATGATGAATCGTTTAACATAAATTAATCGACATAATACAAGCCTATAGCTTCAAGGAAAGTAGCACTTTTCATAGAAGTGAAAGAAATTTTGTGCAGACAATCAAAGAAAAACCATTTTCGTGCTCCACGCAAGTAGCTCAGTGCGTTTCGAGCAAACTCAACTGTGGAATGACAGTCAATCCGCTTTCTTTTCTCCGTCTCTCACGAACActtgtacaaaacaaacacgtaCACTTTGACAAACTTTATGAAAGAAAACATGGTCGCCGTGGGTCTGTCAAaaggttttttataaatgaaaaCTAAGATCGTCTCATGAATTTGCACCTAATTCAAGCAGCATCAGGCGGTGATCTTGTACCGTAAACGAAGAGTGATTCTATCCATCTGCCGCAAGGGACATGATCCATTACGGACACAGAACGCGGTGTACGGTGTGAATGGAAAAGTTCTGGCCGAAAGGCAGCAATTGAGTGCAGTGAAAAGCGGAGACAGTAGTGTGACCGTGTGTGCCCATTGCCCACCTTTCCTTTCCTGGTCTGGTGAACCTGTTCGCTGGTTCGACCGTACAGCCGAAGGAGCGACGTTCGCAAAACCAAAGGTCCTCAGGTTTTTCGACCGCCGTGTGAAAAGGTACATGCAACTGGATTTGGCATCATCGGCCAGACGTGAGGGGTCGAAAAATACAGGTGAATACGTGAGAGGTGTACAAGACGCGTATCGGAAGAAGTTGACCATCAGCACAGGCATTGGGCTCCCACCCCACAGAAAACGACGTGTAATGATGGTTTGGGGGCGCAGGTGAAGTGTGAATCGAAAATGGAATTGATtgttcatcatcaacatcgtcgtatgtgtggtgtgtgttgtgtgtacgGCAACTTCATCATCATAGCCAAATCGTTCTACACCTCACTAAAATGATATAGCAATATTAAGCGCATGTTTCAAATGAGCACACCGCGTTCGGAAACGATGAAAATGGCATGAAAATCTTTGCGGAACAATTGCTCGGAGGAAAATGTGCTGTAAGAGCTACGAGTTTGCTGTACAAAGACACAAAGAGAGAAGGGAATGGGATGGTGAAGTAGCAGGCCTAGAAGAGAAGACTTTTCTGACAATGTTGAATGTCAGAACGAAAGAGGGTGTGTGCGGTCGGtaggaaaatgaaacagtaCAAGGAAGGGGCAGTTAGATGACGatgaaaatgattgttttttgttgctattttcgATCGAGGTTGATGTTCCCTGTAAGCCACATC
Proteins encoded in this window:
- the LOC125764098 gene encoding coiled-coil domain-containing protein 97 translates to MGTDSKATPDAHCPAATASLVSETDIIEHIVNNQRVFYKNQQINDPELTLYEKQTILRDVLNESHGTFLYRFGFFIHDEHLRYFEQAEQTQAYSPDEKYEIQYHLERIRKLRNGGRAIEVRNRRYAALQQMCDDGTYFTETEMMARDPLLYEQLVGQFMTEREKQERDARVPTPQSVVGILLKQIDKDRTEKTLQEQKSEERQLQPDGDDSRDQLDRSRPNSPPGCSSSQWGNFDDDEKVRVAELRQARQKRARQKRMPTHLMTAGERELLRDEFIGIMHARFIAGEDEEFDYTQVDDSEKYDDLVEINQDAEEKYFDKEDEQDSNDRNEDALNMSVDQAEESEDELDIYMRHLNRHLEQQQKMSATNIPVVNRDPNCEYESDE
- the LOC125764102 gene encoding antigen 5 like allergen Cul n 1-like, translating into MRSCSASVSNVFRRFNNSIKMFSVPVRSITTSAVFLVGLFSQISGQTDYCDPTLCKNNLVHVGCGKSDNYGPYCPVDRQLVPITEEVKTFILDLHNVFRATTARGEVNNYASASRMPTLIWDEELQKLAEYNVKTCIYGHDYCRNTKLFPLVGQNIAANSFYGMEVTPLDTMTELLHSWYGENENANQDYIDSYPLLGQDPPKDIGHFTQIVMDKATAVGCAMIQYTQNEQGHDWVHQNYVCNYSNSIARGHPVYVKGNPCELCVTGCSTAYPGLCNIGEPVQPTAAW
- the LOC125764095 gene encoding transforming growth factor beta regulator 1, whose protein sequence is MQNTSCELSEAATTAVDDEVNGKYRQKYRRLKRYMTDMVFENAALCDHIAQVQDKTSQVSEERRFLLKKLLDYENELETQLGRPCSKLNELIANSLPPKRQYKKRDKSATVNGTPNASTSGEGGPDTQDTQGTAPDGVIENGKDDETDGKSGSVEPNGAKNGHRVGKKRGPSGKGDAADGKPRRKPRVGAVSAKKRMANITVDQSGHPVYPITVGGFTVQNLGEIVPERAAYHTECTIYPIGYTITRPYGHYKDPEKRCNYTCRILDDGERPRFEIVPECTDPTGVPSANESDEMKVTGVAEDTISGPTTDVCHAELLHRINTALNIRSIDSRPLGDWFFGLAHPTIANLIHSFPSAKECTNYRGIKKENTANVDKENDDPAISYDALLRHITISTYRTVPEIKEEPPDELFDHSDGNSFSLSV
- the LOC125764096 gene encoding etoposide-induced protein 2.4 homolog; translated protein: METLCRIGTTVLHGILDSIKGITVVFYLDKEANRKLSQPTTKPLLSGSAPRTKESLSSQPRTPSSNSLVSKRIEESKVLKRVLQCSLLNGGIFMLSILFFEYAVLPGLHLFLWYLFRNSTTMTTVWGWMQPSLSLLFNSFWVAPLFLLSKIVNSLWFQDIADSAYKFRKGRPQLIPSISKLIADTLISLLIQILFLLQSTLVKYLPVPVPFACSAIYIVHMSLLCSLYAFEYKWFNMGWELHKRLTYIEQNWPYFLGFGLPLAVLSELPNSIVISGCVFSVLFPLFIISANEATPKVDVCETPLKLFSIVVALTNALFRGRTKPGKAALSQPLTPGGGGTNVRGLTPPLSSSTSAFMFQQQQQQQQQYRLHNSQKQHHHRSHHRQPSPSPSAASSTFASVQTAQLHQHQTVLNRPLRR
- the LOC125764103 gene encoding trafficking protein particle complex subunit 4; translated protein: MVIFGVYIVNKSGGLIFNLDHNLPKIETEKTFSYPLDINLEYEPKRISVAFGQRDGINVGHHLISVNGMQVNGAVLEDGRDVKEIIESKDSYPLSLKFSRPKMTTNEKIFLASMFYPLFAIASQLSPEPKSSGIEVLEADTFRLHCFQTLTGVKFMIFAENMQTGIDVLLRRIYELYADYVLKNPFYSLEMPIRCELFDTNLQALLDQVEKGGVANI